A region from the Bradyrhizobium erythrophlei genome encodes:
- a CDS encoding HpcH/HpaI aldolase family protein — protein MTSASPPPLNRLRQQWREKRPTFGAIATIPSIQTVQIMARSGLDWIIVDLEHGPIDLTSAHAMITATSGTPCVPLARIAANEPWLAKAPMDIGALGINFPMICSRQDAEKAVRSVRYPPRGDRLWGPFHAPFRWGVSMADYMATADDDMICMVTIEHVEAVNRIDEIMATPGIDVAVIGPGDLATSINKRGLTDDPEVQALMARAEAGILKSGVPIGGVARSAEQANRMIDRGYLALALGFDWSLFQRGIAASFEGIKR, from the coding sequence TTGACCTCTGCAAGCCCCCCGCCCCTCAACCGCCTGCGTCAGCAATGGCGCGAGAAGCGCCCGACCTTTGGCGCGATCGCGACCATCCCCAGTATCCAGACCGTGCAGATCATGGCGCGTTCCGGGCTCGACTGGATCATCGTCGATCTCGAGCATGGCCCGATCGATCTTACGTCCGCGCATGCGATGATCACGGCGACATCGGGCACGCCCTGCGTCCCGCTGGCGCGGATCGCCGCCAACGAGCCGTGGCTGGCGAAGGCGCCGATGGATATCGGCGCGCTCGGCATCAATTTTCCGATGATCTGCAGCCGGCAGGACGCCGAAAAAGCCGTGCGCAGCGTGCGCTATCCGCCGCGCGGCGATCGGCTCTGGGGCCCGTTCCACGCGCCGTTCCGCTGGGGCGTCTCGATGGCCGATTATATGGCGACCGCCGACGACGACATGATCTGCATGGTCACCATCGAGCATGTCGAGGCGGTCAACCGCATCGACGAGATCATGGCGACCCCCGGCATCGACGTCGCCGTGATCGGACCCGGCGACCTCGCGACCTCCATCAACAAGCGCGGCCTCACCGACGACCCCGAGGTCCAGGCGCTGATGGCGCGCGCCGAAGCCGGCATCCTCAAAAGCGGCGTGCCGATCGGCGGCGTGGCGCGCAGCGCCGAGCAGGCCAACCGCATGATCGACCGCGGCTATCTGGCGCTGGCGCTCGGCTTCGACTGGTCGCTGTTCCAGCGCGGCATCGCCGCCAGCTTTGAGGGCATCAAGCGCTGA
- a CDS encoding acyltransferase codes for MRGTVRKISIPRRHIIDLMRASIGVPFISLTRPLNVRPLLEARALAAQPPGWAAIFVKAFSLVARDQPELRTLYAKWPWPSFYELPKNIAMVAIARIEDGQDCVLTQKVPSADEMPLAEVDAMIRHARDAPIDEVPAFRKILRVTRLPLPLRRLFWSVGLNFGRQRANWFGNFAVTSVAAYGAGELHALSPGPYIVSYGVVAPDQTIDVVIRWDHRIADAALVAKVLTRLEQVLNTEIAAELRASRQQAEPKAVRAVAT; via the coding sequence ATGCGCGGAACGGTTCGAAAAATCTCAATTCCGCGCCGGCATATCATCGACCTGATGCGCGCCTCGATCGGTGTGCCCTTTATCTCGCTGACGCGGCCGCTGAACGTCCGTCCGCTGCTGGAAGCGCGCGCGCTTGCCGCGCAGCCGCCGGGCTGGGCCGCGATTTTCGTCAAGGCGTTTTCGCTGGTGGCGAGGGATCAGCCGGAGCTGCGCACGCTCTACGCCAAATGGCCGTGGCCGAGCTTTTACGAACTGCCGAAGAATATCGCGATGGTCGCCATCGCGCGGATCGAGGACGGTCAGGACTGCGTACTGACGCAAAAGGTCCCGTCCGCCGATGAAATGCCGTTGGCCGAGGTCGACGCAATGATCCGGCATGCCAGGGATGCGCCGATCGACGAGGTGCCGGCCTTTCGCAAGATCCTGCGGGTCACCCGGCTGCCCCTGCCCTTGCGCCGGCTGTTCTGGTCGGTCGGCCTCAATTTCGGCCGGCAGCGCGCCAACTGGTTCGGCAATTTCGCCGTGACCTCGGTCGCCGCCTACGGCGCCGGCGAACTGCACGCGCTAAGCCCGGGGCCCTATATCGTCAGCTATGGCGTGGTGGCGCCGGACCAGACCATCGACGTCGTGATCCGCTGGGACCACCGCATTGCCGACGCCGCCCTGGTCGCGAAGGTCCTGACCCGCCTGGAACAGGTGCTGAACACCGAAATCGCCGCCGAATTGCGGGCCAGCCGGCAGCAGGCCGAGCCAAAGGCGGTCCGCGCGGTCGCGACCTGA
- the rpsD gene encoding 30S ribosomal protein S4 — translation MTKRSEAKYKIDRRMGQNIWGRPKSPVNRREYGPGQHGQRRKGKLSDFGVQLRAKQKLKGYYANISERQFHGIYVEAGRMKGDTGENLIGLLERRLDTVVYRAKFVATMFAARQFINHGHIKVNGRRVNISSYKVKPGDVVEIKESSRQLTPVLEASQLGERDVPDFLEVDHSKMTAKFTRIPALSDVPFAVQMEPHLIVEFYSR, via the coding sequence ATGACAAAGCGCAGTGAGGCGAAATACAAGATCGATCGCCGTATGGGCCAGAACATCTGGGGCCGCCCAAAGAGCCCCGTGAACCGCAGGGAATACGGCCCCGGCCAGCACGGCCAGCGCCGCAAGGGCAAACTCTCCGACTTCGGCGTGCAGCTGCGCGCCAAGCAGAAGCTGAAGGGTTATTACGCCAACATTTCCGAGCGCCAGTTCCACGGCATCTATGTCGAGGCCGGCCGGATGAAGGGCGACACCGGCGAGAACCTGATCGGCCTTTTGGAGCGCCGCCTCGACACCGTGGTCTATCGCGCCAAGTTCGTCGCTACCATGTTCGCCGCGCGCCAGTTCATCAATCACGGCCACATCAAGGTGAACGGCCGCCGCGTCAACATTTCGAGCTACAAGGTCAAGCCGGGCGATGTGGTCGAGATCAAGGAATCCTCCAGGCAGCTCACCCCGGTTCTGGAAGCAAGCCAGCTCGGCGAGCGCGACGTGCCCGATTTCCTCGAGGTCGATCACTCCAAGATGACGGCGAAGTTCACCCGCATCCCGGCGCTGTCCGACGTGCCGTTCGCGGTGCAGATGGAGCCGCATCTGATCGTCGAATTCTATTCGCGCTGA
- a CDS encoding threonine aldolase family protein — protein MTYTPPLRDPKAAPVRINLLSDTQTRPTPAMREAIARAEVGDEQIGDDPSVNLLCERVADLLGKEAAVFMPSGTMCNVAATLVHCRRGDEILAHETAHIIAREGGAHAALGGFQITPLQGADGQFSPDAFRAALHPRSRYQPPQTVVSVEQTANIGGGTIWKKAALDQVVHIARANGLATHMDGARLLNACVATGIAARDMAAGWDSAWIDFSKGLGAPVGAAIAGSRDFIDEVWRWKQRLGGSMRQAGICAAACTYALDHHVDRLAEDHANARALARGLSQIRGVEVQEPETNLVFFKPDGAGVSGDDMVKALRERGVLLAMMDGRIRACTHLDVAAAMIEETVGLVREIVRGT, from the coding sequence ATGACCTACACCCCTCCCCTGCGCGACCCCAAGGCGGCACCGGTCCGCATCAATCTGTTGTCGGATACGCAAACCCGCCCCACCCCCGCGATGCGCGAGGCGATTGCGCGCGCCGAGGTCGGCGACGAGCAGATCGGCGACGATCCGTCGGTCAATCTCTTGTGCGAGCGGGTCGCCGATCTGCTCGGCAAGGAGGCCGCGGTGTTCATGCCGTCGGGCACCATGTGCAACGTCGCGGCGACGCTGGTGCATTGCCGGCGCGGCGATGAGATCCTGGCGCATGAGACCGCCCACATCATCGCCCGCGAAGGCGGCGCGCATGCCGCGCTGGGCGGATTCCAGATCACGCCGCTGCAAGGCGCCGACGGACAATTTTCGCCCGACGCGTTTCGCGCGGCACTTCACCCGCGCAGCCGCTATCAGCCGCCGCAGACGGTGGTCAGCGTCGAACAGACCGCCAATATCGGCGGTGGAACGATCTGGAAAAAAGCAGCGCTCGACCAGGTCGTGCACATCGCCAGGGCCAACGGGCTTGCCACCCACATGGACGGCGCGCGGCTGCTCAATGCTTGTGTCGCCACCGGGATAGCCGCGCGCGACATGGCAGCGGGGTGGGATTCCGCCTGGATCGACTTTTCAAAAGGCCTGGGCGCGCCGGTCGGCGCGGCAATCGCCGGCAGCAGGGATTTCATCGACGAGGTCTGGCGCTGGAAGCAGCGGCTGGGCGGCTCGATGCGCCAGGCCGGAATCTGTGCCGCCGCCTGCACCTACGCCCTCGACCACCACGTCGATCGCCTCGCGGAGGACCACGCCAACGCACGCGCGCTGGCGCGGGGGCTTTCGCAGATCAGGGGAGTGGAGGTGCAGGAGCCCGAAACCAACCTCGTATTCTTCAAGCCCGATGGCGCCGGCGTCAGCGGCGATGACATGGTGAAGGCCCTGCGCGAGCGTGGCGTGCTGCTGGCGATGATGGACGGCCGGATCAGGGCCTGCACCCATCTCGACGTGGCGGCCGCCATGATCGAGGAGACGGTCGGACTGGTGCGGGAGATCGTGCGGGGGACGTAG
- a CDS encoding serine hydrolase domain-containing protein: MKRWRTDARAVGGLVAALAVAAATGWPLPVLAESAAPIAGSFSREGLDRVSDYIRNEIATGKIPGAILLIQQHGKPVYSENFGVRDVATKLPMSADTIFRLYSMSKPITSVAAMMLVEDGKLKLDDPVSKFIPAFAETKVGVEKRGDDGRPTLVQEPLRRPITIEDLLRHTSGLTYGFNGGNLVRKFYAEADLFSGDLTNAEFAERIAALPLAEQPGTQWDYGHSTDVLGRVIEVVSGKTLFQFEKERLLDPLGMGETEFYVSDEAKRPRIAEPMPDDRMISPTTALRDPLQPRRAEPGGSGLVGTVGDYARFAQMLLNGGIFEGRRYLKPETVALMASDHIGPETGIGRDYAYYPGATSGFGLGFAVRTSVPPNTSWPLGEYRWDGVGGTFFFIDPKDDMFAIFMVQTPSQRGRIQLALKTLIYQALEKD, translated from the coding sequence ATGAAGCGCTGGAGAACTGACGCTCGCGCGGTCGGCGGCCTTGTTGCCGCGCTGGCGGTTGCTGCTGCCACCGGCTGGCCGCTTCCGGTGCTTGCCGAATCCGCGGCGCCGATCGCGGGGAGTTTTTCGCGCGAAGGCCTCGATCGCGTCTCGGATTATATCCGCAACGAGATCGCGACCGGGAAAATCCCCGGCGCGATCCTTCTGATCCAGCAGCACGGCAAGCCGGTGTATTCGGAGAATTTCGGCGTCCGCGATGTTGCGACCAAACTGCCGATGAGCGCGGATACGATCTTTCGCCTCTATTCGATGTCGAAGCCGATCACCTCGGTTGCCGCCATGATGCTGGTCGAGGACGGCAAGCTGAAACTCGACGATCCCGTTTCGAAATTCATCCCGGCCTTTGCGGAAACAAAAGTCGGCGTCGAGAAACGCGGCGACGACGGCAGACCGACGCTGGTGCAGGAGCCGCTCCGCCGTCCGATCACGATCGAGGATCTGCTGCGCCATACATCGGGTCTTACTTACGGCTTCAATGGCGGCAATCTCGTGCGCAAGTTTTATGCCGAGGCTGACCTCTTCAGTGGGGATCTGACCAATGCCGAATTTGCGGAGCGAATTGCAGCGCTGCCGTTGGCCGAGCAGCCGGGCACGCAGTGGGATTACGGCCATTCGACCGACGTGCTCGGACGCGTGATCGAGGTGGTGTCGGGAAAAACCTTGTTCCAGTTCGAGAAGGAACGGCTGCTCGATCCGCTTGGAATGGGCGAGACCGAATTCTACGTCAGTGACGAGGCAAAACGACCGCGCATCGCCGAGCCGATGCCGGACGATCGCATGATCAGTCCGACCACCGCGCTCCGCGATCCGCTCCAGCCGCGAAGAGCGGAGCCCGGTGGATCAGGGCTGGTCGGAACAGTCGGCGACTACGCGCGCTTCGCACAGATGCTGCTCAATGGGGGCATCTTCGAGGGCCGGCGCTACCTCAAGCCCGAGACCGTCGCGCTGATGGCGTCGGACCATATCGGGCCCGAAACAGGAATCGGGCGCGACTATGCCTATTACCCCGGCGCGACCAGCGGTTTCGGCCTCGGCTTCGCGGTGCGGACATCGGTACCGCCGAACACCTCATGGCCGCTGGGCGAATACCGCTGGGACGGCGTCGGCGGCACGTTCTTCTTCATCGACCCGAAGGACGACATGTTCGCGATCTTCATGGTGCAGACGCCGTCGCAGCGCGGTCGTATCCAGCTTGCATTGAAGACGCTGATCTATCAGGCGCTGGAGAAGGATTGA
- a CDS encoding serine hydrolase domain-containing protein encodes MNLRQLLRALACGALMLGAMPAARAEGTFEIPAGAHFNQDKLAKVGEFFRNEIATGKIPGAIVLIEQHRKPVYHESFGVQDVVSKQPITDQTIFRLFSMTKAITAVVSMMLVEDGTIKLDDPVSKYIPSFANAKVGVERKAEDGTKTLELVPPNRPMTVLDLMRHTSGITYGFYGDSLVRKAYAAANLYAGDFDLAEFAERIAKLPLHDQPGSLWQYGHSTDILARVMEVASGKSLFAIEKEKLLDPLGMKDTGFFITDPEKQKLMAQPMPNDSDFRVGRINDPRVVKKWESASGGMYSTMADYARFVQMLLDGGKFEGRTYLSPKTFELMTTDQVGKGSGVARDYYYFPGDGFGFGLGLAVRTDPGNAKPPPPGDLGELKWDGASGCYFVVDRKQDMFFVLLEQTPSERQRIQRTLKQLIYEALEN; translated from the coding sequence ATGAATTTGCGTCAATTACTTCGTGCGCTGGCATGCGGTGCGCTGATGCTGGGGGCAATGCCGGCGGCCCGCGCCGAAGGCACTTTCGAGATTCCCGCCGGCGCCCATTTCAACCAGGACAAGCTTGCCAAGGTCGGCGAGTTCTTCAGGAACGAGATCGCGACCGGCAAAATTCCCGGTGCGATCGTCCTGATCGAGCAGCACCGCAAGCCGGTCTATCATGAATCCTTCGGCGTGCAGGACGTTGTCTCCAAGCAGCCGATCACTGACCAGACCATCTTCCGCCTGTTTTCGATGACCAAGGCGATCACTGCAGTTGTGTCGATGATGCTGGTCGAGGACGGCACGATCAAGCTCGACGATCCCGTCTCGAAATACATTCCCTCCTTCGCCAACGCGAAAGTTGGTGTGGAAAGGAAGGCCGAGGACGGCACCAAGACGCTCGAACTGGTGCCGCCGAACCGGCCGATGACCGTTCTCGACCTAATGCGTCATACCTCCGGCATTACCTACGGCTTCTATGGCGACAGTCTGGTACGCAAGGCTTACGCGGCCGCAAATCTCTATGCGGGCGATTTCGACCTTGCCGAATTCGCCGAGCGGATAGCCAAGCTGCCGCTGCATGACCAGCCGGGATCGCTATGGCAATACGGTCATTCTACCGACATCCTGGCACGGGTGATGGAGGTTGCATCGGGGAAATCTCTCTTTGCGATCGAGAAGGAAAAGCTGCTCGATCCACTCGGCATGAAGGATACAGGCTTCTTCATTACCGATCCGGAAAAGCAGAAACTGATGGCACAGCCGATGCCGAACGACAGCGATTTCCGGGTCGGCCGCATCAACGATCCGAGGGTCGTCAAGAAATGGGAATCGGCGAGCGGCGGCATGTACTCGACCATGGCGGACTATGCGCGCTTTGTGCAGATGCTGCTCGATGGCGGCAAGTTCGAGGGCAGGACCTATCTCAGTCCCAAGACCTTCGAGCTGATGACGACGGACCAGGTCGGCAAGGGCTCCGGCGTGGCGCGGGATTATTACTATTTCCCCGGCGACGGCTTCGGCTTCGGGCTTGGTCTTGCGGTGCGTACCGATCCCGGCAACGCCAAGCCGCCACCGCCGGGTGACCTCGGCGAACTGAAATGGGACGGCGCGTCGGGCTGCTATTTCGTGGTCGACCGCAAGCAGGATATGTTCTTCGTGCTGCTGGAGCAGACGCCGAGCGAACGGCAGCGCATCCAGCGCACCCTCAAGCAGCTGATCTATGAAGCGCTGGAGAACTGA
- a CDS encoding O-acetyl-ADP-ribose deacetylase, whose amino-acid sequence MAGRQIGSARLEVVVADITTLRVDAIVNAANSSLLGGGGVDGAIHRAAGPELAAECRTLHGCETGGAKITLGYRLPARHVIHAVGPVWHDGNEGEDQALASCYRSAIELCRSNGLASVAFPAISTGIYRFPADRAARIAVSAVIEALQAAPAIGHVIFCCFSGESARLHEVALAASDRPCAD is encoded by the coding sequence TTGGCGGGGCGCCAGATCGGTTCGGCGCGGCTGGAAGTGGTCGTCGCCGACATCACGACACTGCGCGTTGACGCCATCGTCAACGCCGCGAATTCTTCCCTGCTCGGCGGGGGCGGCGTGGACGGCGCGATCCATCGCGCGGCCGGGCCGGAGCTTGCCGCCGAGTGTCGCACGCTCCATGGCTGCGAGACCGGCGGCGCCAAGATCACTTTGGGCTACCGATTGCCGGCGCGGCATGTGATTCACGCGGTCGGCCCGGTCTGGCATGACGGCAATGAGGGCGAAGACCAGGCGCTGGCGTCGTGTTACCGCAGTGCGATCGAACTGTGCCGGTCCAACGGCCTCGCATCGGTTGCCTTTCCCGCCATCTCCACTGGCATTTACCGTTTTCCCGCCGATCGCGCGGCGCGAATCGCGGTCTCGGCCGTGATCGAGGCGCTGCAGGCGGCGCCCGCGATCGGCCATGTCATCTTCTGCTGCTTTTCCGGCGAGAGCGCCCGACTGCACGAAGTGGCGCTGGCCGCCTCCGACCGCCCTTGTGCCGACTGA
- the grxD gene encoding Grx4 family monothiol glutaredoxin: MSIEQFIDNEVKSNDVVLFMKGTPQFPQCGFSGQVVQILDHVGVGYKGLNVLESADLRNGIKTYSNWPTIPQLYVKGEFVGGCDIIREMFQAGELQQLFADKGVTVSAPAA, encoded by the coding sequence ATGAGCATCGAGCAATTTATTGACAATGAAGTGAAGTCCAACGACGTCGTGCTTTTCATGAAGGGCACGCCGCAGTTTCCGCAGTGCGGTTTCTCCGGGCAGGTGGTGCAGATCCTCGATCACGTCGGGGTCGGCTATAAGGGCCTGAACGTTCTGGAGTCCGCGGATCTGCGCAACGGCATCAAGACCTACTCCAACTGGCCGACCATTCCGCAGCTCTACGTCAAGGGCGAGTTCGTCGGCGGCTGCGACATCATCCGCGAAATGTTTCAGGCCGGCGAATTGCAGCAGCTGTTCGCCGACAAGGGCGTTACGGTCAGCGCTCCCGCTGCCTGA
- the egtB gene encoding ergothioneine biosynthesis protein EgtB, translating to MTKPASAAAVPAAPCPSLFSESGSLAQDLVEAYLTVRNETERRAAPLTPEDQLIQSMPDASPAKWHRAHTTWFFEQFLLGEYGKGYKPFHPDYAYLFNSYYVSAGPRHARHQRGHLTRPGADEITAYRRHVDAAVVKFFHEASEDALAPLVPLVEVGLNHEQQHQELMLTDILHAFAQNPIPPAYDAAWKFPASTRGGDEWVSLNEGIHTVGHPDDSFHFDNEKPAHRALVGPVKLARNLVTNAEWLAFMKDGGYDTATLWLMDGFATVSNEGWRAPGHWREIDGQWHVMTLAGLQPVDAAAPVCHVSYYEADAFARWSGKHLPTETEWEVAARAGQLNDAFGIVWQWTRSAYSPYPGYRAIEGALGEYNGKFMVNQLVLRGSSLATPGGHSRITYRNFFYPHHRWQFTGLRLADYAT from the coding sequence GTGACGAAACCAGCATCCGCTGCGGCCGTTCCAGCCGCCCCCTGCCCGTCATTATTCTCCGAGTCCGGCAGCCTCGCCCAGGATTTGGTGGAAGCGTACCTTACGGTGCGAAACGAGACTGAGCGCCGGGCCGCCCCGCTGACCCCGGAAGATCAGCTGATTCAGTCGATGCCGGACGCCAGCCCGGCGAAATGGCACCGTGCCCATACCACCTGGTTCTTCGAGCAATTCCTGCTCGGCGAGTATGGCAAGGGCTACAAGCCGTTCCACCCCGATTACGCCTATCTGTTCAATTCCTATTATGTCAGCGCGGGCCCGCGCCACGCCCGGCACCAGCGTGGCCACCTCACCCGTCCCGGCGCGGACGAGATCACGGCCTACCGCCGGCATGTCGACGCCGCCGTGGTGAAATTCTTTCACGAGGCCAGCGAGGACGCGCTCGCCCCCCTGGTGCCTTTGGTCGAAGTCGGCCTCAATCACGAGCAGCAGCACCAGGAACTGATGTTGACCGACATCCTGCATGCGTTTGCGCAAAACCCGATTCCGCCGGCCTACGATGCGGCGTGGAAATTCCCGGCTTCGACCCGCGGCGGCGACGAATGGGTCAGCCTCAATGAGGGTATCCATACCGTCGGGCACCCTGACGACAGCTTTCATTTTGACAATGAAAAACCGGCGCACCGCGCGCTGGTCGGTCCGGTGAAACTCGCACGCAACCTCGTCACCAACGCCGAATGGCTCGCCTTCATGAAGGACGGCGGCTACGACACCGCGACGCTCTGGCTGATGGACGGTTTTGCCACCGTCAGCAATGAAGGCTGGCGCGCGCCCGGACATTGGCGCGAGATCGACGGCCAATGGCACGTCATGACATTGGCCGGATTGCAGCCGGTCGACGCTGCAGCGCCGGTCTGCCATGTCAGTTACTACGAGGCGGACGCGTTCGCGCGCTGGAGCGGCAAGCATTTGCCGACCGAGACGGAATGGGAAGTCGCCGCACGGGCCGGCCAGCTCAACGACGCCTTCGGTATCGTCTGGCAATGGACCCGCAGCGCCTATTCACCCTACCCGGGCTACCGGGCAATCGAGGGGGCGCTCGGCGAATACAACGGCAAGTTCATGGTCAATCAGCTGGTGCTGCGGGGCTCTTCGCTTGCAACCCCGGGCGGACACAGCCGTATCACCTACCGCAACTTCTTTTATCCGCATCATCGCTGGCAATTCACGGGACTACGCCTCGCCGACTACGCCACCTGA
- the egtD gene encoding L-histidine N(alpha)-methyltransferase, protein MNVHAPALAEAQRFDQQTSPFADDVLDGLSQHPKRLSPKYFYDAAGSELFEQITLLPEYYPTRTELSILHDRGGAISAILPKGAALVEFGAGATTKVRLLLNQCALGAYVPVDISGDFLKAQADALRQDLPDLAIHPVAADFTAPFALPEAVAGMPKVGFFPGSTLGNFEPHEACSFLRSAREILGHGAQMVIGVDLEKDERVLYDAYNDKAGVTARFNLNVLHRINRELGGNFDLSAFTHRAIYNRDRHRIEMHLIGRKAQTVRVLGRSFSFRAGESIHTESSYKYSLERFAALARGSGWTPRATWTDAAGMFSVHALVASD, encoded by the coding sequence ATGAATGTGCACGCCCCCGCTTTGGCCGAAGCGCAGCGCTTCGACCAGCAGACCTCGCCATTTGCCGACGATGTGCTGGACGGCCTGTCGCAACACCCGAAACGGTTGTCGCCGAAATATTTCTATGACGCCGCCGGCTCGGAACTGTTCGAACAGATCACGCTGTTGCCGGAATATTATCCGACCCGCACCGAGCTTTCGATCCTGCACGACCGCGGCGGCGCGATATCGGCGATCCTTCCCAAGGGCGCGGCGCTGGTCGAGTTCGGCGCCGGCGCGACGACAAAAGTGCGGCTGCTGCTGAACCAATGCGCGCTCGGCGCCTACGTGCCCGTAGACATCTCGGGCGATTTCCTCAAAGCACAGGCCGACGCCCTGCGGCAGGATCTTCCCGACCTCGCCATTCATCCGGTCGCGGCGGATTTTACCGCCCCGTTCGCCTTGCCCGAAGCGGTCGCCGGGATGCCGAAGGTCGGCTTTTTCCCGGGGTCGACGCTTGGCAATTTCGAGCCGCATGAAGCCTGCAGCTTCCTGCGGAGCGCCCGCGAGATTCTCGGGCACGGCGCGCAAATGGTAATCGGCGTCGATCTCGAAAAGGACGAGCGCGTGCTGTACGACGCCTATAACGACAAGGCCGGCGTCACCGCGCGCTTTAACCTCAATGTGCTGCATCGCATCAACCGCGAGCTTGGCGGCAATTTCGACCTCAGCGCCTTCACCCATCGCGCGATCTACAACCGCGACCGCCACCGCATCGAGATGCATCTGATCGGCCGCAAGGCGCAGACGGTGCGCGTGCTGGGGCGAAGCTTTTCGTTCCGTGCCGGCGAAAGCATCCACACCGAAAGCAGCTACAAATACAGCCTCGAGCGCTTCGCGGCGCTGGCGCGCGGCTCGGGCTGGACGCCGCGGGCCACCTGGACCGATGCCGCCGGCATGTTCTCTGTTCACGCGCTGGTGGCGTCGGACTGA
- a CDS encoding low temperature requirement protein A — translation MAGDNERGALFRPIVPNQHSRVTYAELFFDLVFVFAVTQISHTLLGRFTPLGALQTTMLFLAVWWVWVYTSWITNWLNPETTPVRILLFLLMLGGLVLSTSIPKAFESRGLWFAIAYAAMQVGKTVFLWLSTPPGRALTRMNAVRITAWLSVSAVFWIAGGFAEGYSRLVFWAVALTIEYISPAVRFWIPKYGASAMADWVVEGGHMAERCAGFIIIALGESIVVTGATFADLRWTLATVSAFASAFIGAIAMWWIYFHKGAEAGSEQISKSSEPGRLARLAYTYLHMPIVAGIILSAVADDLVLTHPAEHSDSRTVLSAVGGPLLFLVGTILFKHTFRGFLQLSHGAGIIALAILAWFAGSLSPLMLSIVTSAIMVVVAVWESVSLRSGAAEPKSEAAQSDATSA, via the coding sequence ATGGCGGGGGACAATGAACGCGGCGCGCTGTTTCGCCCGATCGTGCCGAACCAGCATAGCCGCGTCACCTACGCCGAGTTGTTCTTTGATCTGGTGTTCGTATTCGCGGTCACGCAGATCTCCCACACCTTGCTCGGCCGCTTCACCCCGCTCGGCGCCTTGCAGACAACCATGCTGTTCCTGGCCGTCTGGTGGGTGTGGGTCTACACCTCCTGGATCACCAACTGGCTCAATCCCGAAACGACGCCGGTCCGGATACTGCTGTTCCTGCTGATGCTCGGCGGGCTCGTGCTCTCGACCTCGATTCCAAAGGCCTTTGAATCGCGAGGCCTCTGGTTCGCCATCGCCTACGCCGCGATGCAAGTCGGCAAGACGGTCTTTCTGTGGCTCTCGACGCCGCCTGGCCGAGCCCTGACGCGGATGAATGCGGTCCGGATCACGGCCTGGCTTTCGGTGTCGGCGGTGTTCTGGATCGCGGGCGGTTTTGCCGAAGGGTATTCGCGGCTAGTGTTTTGGGCGGTGGCGCTGACAATCGAATACATCTCGCCGGCGGTGCGGTTCTGGATTCCGAAATACGGCGCCTCCGCGATGGCGGACTGGGTGGTCGAGGGCGGCCACATGGCCGAACGCTGCGCCGGCTTCATCATCATCGCGCTCGGCGAATCCATCGTCGTTACCGGTGCGACCTTTGCCGATCTGCGCTGGACCCTCGCAACCGTCAGTGCGTTTGCCTCGGCCTTCATCGGCGCGATCGCGATGTGGTGGATCTATTTCCACAAGGGCGCGGAAGCCGGCTCCGAGCAGATTTCAAAGTCGAGCGAGCCCGGGCGGCTGGCGCGGCTCGCCTATACCTACCTGCATATGCCCATCGTGGCCGGCATCATTCTCTCGGCGGTCGCCGACGATCTCGTGCTGACCCACCCGGCGGAGCATTCCGATTCCAGGACGGTGCTGAGCGCGGTCGGTGGCCCCTTGTTGTTTCTGGTCGGGACCATCCTGTTCAAGCATACCTTTCGGGGCTTTCTGCAGCTTTCCCATGGCGCCGGTATCATTGCACTTGCGATCCTCGCCTGGTTTGCAGGCAGCTTGTCGCCTTTGATGCTGTCGATAGTAACGTCCGCGATCATGGTCGTGGTCGCGGTGTGGGAGTCGGTCTCGCTGCGATCGGGTGCCGCCGAGCCGAAGTCTGAAGCCGCTCAGTCCGACGCCACCAGCGCGTGA
- a CDS encoding BolA family protein has product MPMDARDIESMIKAAIPDAEVTIRDLAGDGDHYAATVISESFRGKSRVQQHQIVYRSLQGQMGGVLHALALQTGVPGGPGVPEG; this is encoded by the coding sequence ATGCCGATGGATGCCCGCGATATCGAATCGATGATCAAGGCGGCAATTCCCGACGCCGAGGTGACGATCCGGGATCTCGCCGGTGACGGTGACCATTATGCGGCGACCGTGATCTCGGAGTCGTTCCGCGGCAAGTCCCGGGTCCAGCAGCACCAGATCGTCTACCGGTCGCTGCAGGGCCAGATGGGCGGCGTGCTGCATGCCCTGGCGCTGCAGACCGGGGTACCTGGCGGCCCCGGCGTTCCGGAGGGTTGA